In Zingiber officinale cultivar Zhangliang chromosome 8B, Zo_v1.1, whole genome shotgun sequence, a single genomic region encodes these proteins:
- the LOC122014804 gene encoding calcium-dependent protein kinase 1-like, with translation MGNRTSRRHKEPPASPAPARPRSRPNPPTTVAPASPSPCSSAPAAYGPHRRHAPAVPRPVASDVGRVLGRPMEDVRATYTFGRELGRGQFGVTYLVTHRETGRQFACKSIATRKLIRQDDLEDVRREIQIMHHLTGHRNIVELKGAYEDRHSVNLVMELCEGGELFDRIIAKGHYSERAAAALCREIINVVHACHSMGVMHRDLKPENFLFLNKREDSPLKATDFGLSVFFKPGEVFKDLVGSAYYVAPEVLRRRYGAEADIWSAGVILYILLSGVPPFWAENEEGIFDAVLLGHIDFSSDPWPSISSGAKELVKKMLRADPKERLTAAEILNHPWMKGDGAPDNPLDLTVLNRMKQFRAMNKLKKVALKVIAESLSEDEITGLKEMFKSIDTDNSGTITYEELKAGLPKLGNLGIKISESEVRQLMEAADVDGNGSIDYIEFITATMHMNRMEREDHLYKAFEYFDEDRSGYITVEELEQALEKYNMGDEKTIKEIIAEVDTDKDGRINYDEFATMMRKDSSEPIQSRRRK, from the exons ATGGGCAACCGCACCTCCCGCCGCCACAAGGAGCCGCCCGCTTCCCCGGCTCCCGCCCGCCCCCGATCCCGCCCCAACCCACCCACCACCGTCGCCCCCGCCTCCCCCTCCCCCTGCTCCTCCGCCCCCGCCGCCTACGGCCCCCACCGACGCCACGCCCCCGCCGTACCCCGCCCGGTAGCTTCCGATGTCGGTCGCGTCCTCGGCCGACCCATGGAGGACGTCCGCGCCACTTACACTTTCGGCCGCGAGCTCGGGCGGGGCCAGTTCGGGGTCACCTACCTCGTCACCCACCGCGAGACCGGGAGGCAGTTCGCCTGCAAGTCCATCGCCACCCGGAAGCTCATCCGCCAGGACGACCTCGAGGATGTCCGCCGGGAGATCCAGATCATGCACCACCTCACCGGCCACCGCAACATCGTGGAGCTCAAGGGGGCCTATGAGGATCGGCACTCGGTCAACCTCGTGATGGAGCTCTGCGAGGGCGGGGAGCTCTTTGACAGAATCATCGCCAAGGGTCATTACTCCGAGCGTGCGGCGGCTGCTCTCTGCCGAGAGATCATCAACGTTGTCCACGCCTGCCACTCAATGGGTGTCATGCACAGAGATCTCAAGCCGGAGAACTTTTTGTTCTTGAACAAGAGAGAAGATTCGCCGCTCAAGGCCACCGATTTTGGACTCTCCGTTTTCTTTAAGCCTG GAGAAGTATTTAAAGATCTTGTTGGAAGTGCTTATTATGTTGCTCCTGAAGTATTACGGCGTCGTTATGGAGCAGAAGCTGATATATGGAGTGCTGGGGTGATACTTTACATCCTTCTTTCTGGTGTTCCTCCTTTTTGGGCAG AGAATGAGGAAGGTATATTTGATGCTGTATTACTTGGTCATATCGATTTTTCATCTGATCCTTGGCCTTCTATATCAAGTGGTGCTAAAGAACTGGTCAAAAAGATGTTAAGAGCAGATCCAAAGGAACGACTTACTGCTGCTGAAATTCTCA ACCATCCATGGATGAAGGGAGATGGTGCACCTGATAATCCACTTGATCTCACAGTCTTGAATAGAATGAAGCAATTCAGGGCTATGAACAAGCTCAAGAAAGTGGCACTGAAG gTGATAGCAGAAAGCTTGTCAGAGGATGAAATTACGGgtttaaaagaaatgtttaaaTCAATTGACACTGACAATAGTGGCACAATAACATATGAAGAACTAAAAGCAGGCTTACCCAAATTGGGTAACTTAGGTATCAAGATTTCTGAATCTGAAGTTAGACAGCTGATGGAAGCG GCTGATGTTGATGGAAATGGAAGCATAGAttatattgaatttataacagCTACAATGCATATGAACAGAATGGAAAGAGAAGATCACTTATACAAAGCATTTGAGTATTTTGATGAAGACAGGAGCGG GTATATCACAGTTGAGGAATTGGAACAAGCTCTTGAGAAGTATAACATGGGTGATGAAAAAACAATCAAAGAGATAATTGCAGAAGTTGACACAGACAAG GATGGAAGAATTAATTATGATGAGTTTGCAACTATGATGAGAAAAGACAGTTCCGAACCCATCCAATCTAGGCGGCGTAAATAA